CACCAGATAATCCCGCGCGCCCTCCGGGGTGGAGCGGGTGAGTATCGGCGTTTCCACTTCAATAAAGCGGTGTTTGTCAAAATAGCGGCGCGCGGCCTGCGCGGCTTTGTGCCGCGCCGCCAGGTTGGCCGCCATGCAGGGGCGGCGCAGGTCTATGTAGCGGTATTTGAGCCGCGTCTCCTCGGTAGCGGTGATGCGGTCGTCAACCTCAAAAGGCGGGGTTTTGGACGGGTTAAGAATTTCTATTTTCGCGGCGGAGACTTCCACCTCGCCGGTGGGGATGTTCTTGTTGGAGAGGCCCTCGGGCCGCAGCCGCACCGCGCCGGTTACGCGCAGGACGTATTCGCTGCGCACCGTATCCCCAACCCTGAACGCCTCGGCGTTTTCGGGCGCGGCGACTATCTGTGTGATGCCGGTCCTGTCGCGCAAGTCAATGAACAGCACCCCGCCATGATTGCGGAAAGAATTCACCCAGCCGCAAAGCGACACCTCCCGGCCAACATCAAATTTGGTTATTTCCCCGCAATAATGCGTTCTCATGGCGTCTCCTTGGCAAGGTGTCTTGCAATATCCTGAAAGGGAATTTCCGCCTGCTCCCCGGTTTTGAGATTCTTGACGGCGGCGGATTGTTTTGCCAGCTCGTTGCCGCCTATTATGGCGGCGAATTTGGCGCCGCATTTGTCCGCCGCCTTGAGCTGCGCCTTCATGCTCTGCGCGAATGCCCCGCCGTCGGTTGAAATGCCCGCCTTGCGCAGTTCCGCCATCAATTTGAATGCGGCGGAATGGGCGGCTTCCTCCATGCTGATTACAAAAACTTCCGGGCCGGGATATGCGGCTTCCGGCATAAGCGATACTGCCCGGTCCACGCCGAGGCCCCAGCCTACCGCCGCCGCCTCAGGCCCGCCCATTGAGCGGATGAGGGCGTCATACCTTCCGCCGCCGGCTATGGCGTCCTGCGCGCCCAGTCTTGCATTGCGGAATTCAAACACCGTGCGGCTGTAATAGTCCAGCCCGCGCACTATCGCGCGGTTGACCGCGAAAGGAATGCCGGTTTCCTTAAGAAAAAGCTGCACGGCGTCAAAGTGTTTCCCGCAATCCGGGCATAACTCCTGAACCGGCGCGTCTTTGAACAATGCGGGGCCGTCGGTTTTGCAGTCCAGCGCGCGCAGCGGGTTTTTCTCTATGCGCTTTTTGCAGTTTTCGCAAAGCGTCTCTTTGCGGGAATTGAGAAAAGCTATCAGTTTTTCGCGGTGCGCGGGACGGCATTGCGCGCAGCCGAGGCTGTTGATTTCCACGGAGAAATCGTTTATTCCCGCGCGGCGCAGAATATCGGACAGCAGGGCTATAATCTCCGCGTCCGCCGCCGGATGGGGATTGCCGATACACTCCGCGCCGATTTGCTCAAACTCCCGGTAGCGGCCCTGCTGCGGACGCTCGGCGCGGTACATATTGCCCATATAAAACAGCTTCTGCCTGGGCGACTGGGCGGACAGGTTCTGCTCTATATAGGCGCGCGCCACGCCCGGAGTACCCTCGGGACGGAGCGCCAGTTTGCGGCCGCCGGCGTCCTCAAAGGAATACATCTCCTTTTCCACTATATCAGTCGTCTCGCCGGTGGATTTGACGAAAAGCTCGCGCATCTCCACTGCGGGAACGCGGATTTCGCCGTAGCCGTATAGCGCGAAGACTTCGCGCGCTATTTTTTCAAAATCCGCGAACCGCCGCGACTGCGGCGGCAGAATGTCCCTGAAACCGCGCACCGATTGTATAGTCATTTTTTTTGAGGCGATATGGCCCTGAGCCGCGCCACATCCAGCACAGCGATTTTGCCGGCGCGGTAATCTATCATTTTCGCGCGCTTTAGCGCGGAGACCGCGCGGGAGACCGGCTCCCTGGTCGCGCCGATGTACTGGGCAAGCTGGGAGATGTTGATGTCTATTTCCGCGGGAACGGGAGAGAATTTGCGCTCCCCCCGCAATTTCACTATCGCGCCCGCCAGCCGGCCTATCATATTGTGGAACAGCAGCCCCTCTATCTCGTCGTCGGCTTTGTGCAGCCGCTCGCACAGTGTGCGCAGCAGGTTCAGAGTAAACGCATGGTCCGCGCGCAGCAGTTTTTTGAAATTGCCGCCGTTGATGACGCGCAACTCGCAATCCTCCTCCGCGCAGGCGGAGGCGGAGCGCACCTCCCCGCCCAGAAGCGCCATCTCGCCGAAAAAATCCCCGGCGCCCAGATAGGCCAGCGTCTTGGCACGCTCAGGCTGGACGCTGGTGAAGATTCTCACCCGCCCGGATTTGACTATGAAGAAATTGTCGCCGGCCTCGTCCTTGGAGAAAATCATTT
This genomic interval from Elusimicrobiales bacterium contains the following:
- the hisS gene encoding histidine--tRNA ligase, with translation MTIQSVRGFRDILPPQSRRFADFEKIAREVFALYGYGEIRVPAVEMRELFVKSTGETTDIVEKEMYSFEDAGGRKLALRPEGTPGVARAYIEQNLSAQSPRQKLFYMGNMYRAERPQQGRYREFEQIGAECIGNPHPAADAEIIALLSDILRRAGINDFSVEINSLGCAQCRPAHREKLIAFLNSRKETLCENCKKRIEKNPLRALDCKTDGPALFKDAPVQELCPDCGKHFDAVQLFLKETGIPFAVNRAIVRGLDYYSRTVFEFRNARLGAQDAIAGGGRYDALIRSMGGPEAAAVGWGLGVDRAVSLMPEAAYPGPEVFVISMEEAAHSAAFKLMAELRKAGISTDGGAFAQSMKAQLKAADKCGAKFAAIIGGNELAKQSAAVKNLKTGEQAEIPFQDIARHLAKETP
- a CDS encoding Crp/Fnr family transcriptional regulator is translated as MTGIRKTAFLCSLKTAERNRVFALARTARWRKGEMIFSKDEAGDNFFIVKSGRVRIFTSVQPERAKTLAYLGAGDFFGEMALLGGEVRSASACAEEDCELRVINGGNFKKLLRADHAFTLNLLRTLCERLHKADDEIEGLLFHNMIGRLAGAIVKLRGERKFSPVPAEIDINISQLAQYIGATREPVSRAVSALKRAKMIDYRAGKIAVLDVARLRAISPQKK